The following is a genomic window from Nitrososphaerota archaeon.
TCCAGCCCCGTGGTGGGCCCCTGGAAGTATCCGTGGTCGACGGCCAGCATGACCGTCCTCCCGCCTTTCATCAGCCGTTCGACCCTGTTCTTCAGCCCCCAGCTCACGACCTGTCTTCTCCTGGCCCGTCTCCTCCCAGCCGCATAATAAAGGGAGCGGGGCTCAGGGGGTCACCACTACCTTCATCCCCGCCCCGCTGGAAGCCGTCTCGAGGGCGCGGTCGAACTCAGAGAGGCGGAACCTGTGGGTCACGAGGGCGCCGAACTCGTCCCCCCGCGACGCGAGAACGTTCAGGGCCGCCTTCGTGTCTGCTTCGGAGGCGCCGTAGCTGGTGGTCAGCTCCTGCTCCGCGTTGTAGAGGGCGCTGATGTCGTAGTCGAGGACCGACCCCTTCGGCGGGACCCCGAACAGGCAGACCCTTCCCCCCTTGCGGACGGAACGGAGCCCCTGAAGGATGGCCGCCTTGTTCCCGGACGCGACGATCGCGACGTCTACCCCTCTCCCCCCTGTCTCCCGGGCGGCGGCCTCCGGGACGTCGGACTTCGAGGCGTCGACGACGACCGCGGCGCCGAACTTCTCGGCGAGCTTCAGCCTCACTTCGCTGACGTCGCTCACCACGACCTTCGACCCGACCGGACTGAGCAGGAGGGTGTGCATCATCCCCACCGGCCCCGCCCCGGCGACCAGGACCGACTCTCCCGGCTCGACGTGGGCTTTCCTGACGGCCCTCACGCAGCAGGCGAGGGGCTCGATGAGCGCCGCGACCTCCCACCCCATGGCGTCCGGGAGCTTCAGCACCCCGCCTCTTTCGGCGTTCCACCTCGGCACCAGGATCCGCTCCGAGAACCCGCCTGGGGAGAGGTTGCTCGTCCTGTACTCCTTGCACATGGTCTCGTTCCCCGACTTGCAGAGGTAGCAGCTGTAATCGGGGACGTGGTGGTGAGGGAAGACCCTGTCGCCCGCCTTCAGCCCCCTTACCCCGGCCCCGACTTCGTGCACCACTCCCACCGCCTCGTGCCCGATGACAGGCATGGACGCCGTGTACTCCCCACGTATCTTCTCGATGTCCGTGCCGCAGAGCCCGCAGGCCTGCATGTCCACCACCAACTCCCCCTCGCCCGCCCTGGGCTCCTCCAGGTCGACGGTCTTCGGCGCGAAGCCGTGGCCGCCGGGGAGGGGCGCCAGGACTACCGACTTCATCTGGTGGGCGTGCGGCGTGCCGGGCGATATAAGCCGAGCGCGGTGGCGGCGAGGATCCCCTCCCCTCCGACGCCGCGCGGGGGCGGGCGCCGGCCCCGAAACCTCTTAACCTTCGCCGCGCGGTCGGTCCGACGCCGTGGGGCTCCCGGAGAAGATCAAGAAGATAGAGGACGACATCCACAAGACGCAGGTCAACAAGAAGACCGAGCACCACATCGGGCTCCTGAGAGCCAAGCTGGCGAAGCTGAAGTCGGAGATGGAAGAGCAGCAGACGAGGAGGTCGGGGAGCCGGCTCGGGTTCGACGTCAAGAAGTCGGGGGACGCGACGGTGGTCCTGATAGGGCTCCCGAGCGTCGGGAAGTCGACCCTCCTCAACCGCCTGACCAACGCGAAGTCGAAGGTGGCGGCTTACCAGTTCACCACGCTGGACGTCGTCCCCGGTGTCATGGAGCACAACGGAGCCAAGATCCAGATACTCGACCTCCCCGGGATAATCAAGGGCGCTTCGTCCGGCAAGGGGCTCGGGAAGAGGGTCCTGTCAGTTGCGAGGAGCGCCGACCTGGTCCTCTTCGTCGTGGACGTCTTCCAGCCCGAGGCGAGGGACCTGCTCGCAAGGGAGCTCAGGACGACCGGGGTCAGGGTGGACGAAGCCCCCCCGAACGTCGTCATAGAGAAGGTGGACTCGGGGGGGATAAGCGTCGCAGCCCTGGTGAAGATGACCAAGATGAGCGAGTCCCTCGTGAAGGACATACTCCGGGTCTACGACGTCAACGGCGCGAGGGTGGTCATACGGGAGGACATCGACGACCAGCAGCTGGTGGACGTCCTCTCTGGGAACAGAGTCTACGTCCCGTCGCTGACCGTGATGAACAAGGTCGACCTGGTGAACGCGGGGTTCACGAGCGAGGTTTCGCGCAAGCTCTCCTACAGGTTCGTCCCCGTCTCGGCCGAAGCCGGGGTGAACATCCAGGCGCTGAAGGAGGAGATATACAGGAGGCTGGACTTCCTCCGCGTCTACATGCGGAGGAGGACGGGAGAGACGGACTTCGAGGAACCCATGGTGGTAAAGGGGGGCGCGACCATAGGCGACGTCTGCGACAGGGTGCACAGGAACATGAAGGACGAGTTCAGATACGCGCAGGTCTGGGGGAAGAGCGTGAAGTTCGGCGGCCAGCGCGTGGGGATGACGCACCGGCTCATGGACCAGGACGTCCTGACCATAGTGACGAAGTAGATGGCGGGGAACGACCCGACGGCCATCGGGGGGCTGATCCTGCTCGGAGGGGTCCTTGCGCTCTTGTCAGGGAGCGAGCTTGCCGGCATCTTCCTGGTCGTGGCGGGGGGCCTCCTTCTGGCGACGGGGTTATGGCGAAGGCGAGCCCGCCGGGAAGGACAGAGGTCTCAGGCGTGAGCGGGAAGTCCGGCCAAGGGATGGCAGGCAGAAGCTGGCAGCGGACCAGTCGCTGCAGACCGTCGTCGAACCTTCGCCCATCTGCCGGAAATTCCACCTTTCGATAGACCGCAACGGCGCTGTCAACTCAAGGGATGAATTGAGCCGGCGCTCTAGCTTCGCTGCTTTCTCACGGTCTGAGGGGATGATGCCTCCCACGCTACACGGGACCTCGCAAGTTCATGGAACGTGCAAGGACGTCCCTCCCTGTGATTCTTTACGGGGCGTATGTCTGCCTCTGCTCAAACAGTTTGAGGAGGGCGTCGAGGACTCTTGAGCCCCTGCTGGAGAGGTCTCACGAGGCCGTCCGTCAGTGGGTCCAGAGGCTGGCTCCCATCTGCGACAGGCTCGACGTCGACAGGAGGAGGGTGCGACGAGTCTTCGTCGACGAGACCATGGTCCGCATCAGGGGGGGCATGGGTCTGGGTCGCCTACGAACCGTCTCTGAAGAGGTTCCTCCCCTTCCGGATCTCCTTCAATCAGTCCACTTTGGACGCCTACCTCTTCCTGAGGGAGCTCAGGAACAGGTATGGGAGGAAGCCTGTGTGGACCGACGAGGGGGTCTGGCACCTCGAGGCGTGCAGGTGGGCGAGGCTGGAGCATCGCGTCTACCCGGTCCGGTGGAAGAACCTCATCGAGAGGATGAACCAGGCCCTCAAGGACAGGCTGGAGAACTTCGACGACCTCTTCCCCTGCTTCGAGGAGGGGCGCGACCATCGGCACGTCAGCAACTGGGTCGGCGTCTACAGGTTCTTCCACAACGTCATCAGAGAGTGGGGCGGCAGACCAGAGTATCAGAGGTCCATTCAGACCATCTCGGGGGCCCTAGCTCGGCAGCGCCACCGCAACCACAATCACGCTTTTATACCAGATTGAGCCCATAAAGGGCAATCACACATGGTGCTGGAAGCCGACCTGGCTCTGGTAGAGGAGGTCCTTCAGTTCATCGGGGTCTTCGTGTCCTTCTCGATAGCGTTCGTGGCGTACAAGGGGGTCAGGCAGACGGACAGCAGTTCGTTGCTCAGGCTCGCCCTAGCGTTCGTGTTCCTCGGTCTCGGGTTCCTGGTGGAAAGCGTGGTCGGGCTGGGGCAGGTCGTCCCATACCTTTCGACCACCGCCGCCACGGTCGTGGTGGGGGGGCTGCTCCTGGAGACGACGGGGTACTTCTTCCTCGCGTTCTCCCATGTGGTGGACGTGATGCTCTCCAAGAGGGCTGGAGCGGCGTTGCTCGTCTTCCCAGTCATCACCCTGAGCGGGCTCCAGCTCTCGAACATCCTGAGCATCCTCTCCTTCTACTTCGTCATGTACGGCGTCGTGGAGACCGTCTACTCCTACGCTAGGACGAGGAAGCCCGACACCCTCCTCATAGCCGTCGGCCTGTCCATGATAGGGCTCGGGACGTTCTTCCAATGGTTATCACTTGTGTACCAATATGTCGGGGTTCTTTCACTACTGCAGATTATACTCCAGGAGATGGGTTTGCTCATGTTGTTCACCCCTGTGCTGAGGTTCGCAGTGGGAGGAGTGAAGGTAGATGGTACAGTATAGGACCCAGGTAAAGATAATCGCCGACGTGCTGGTCACAGCTCGGGACATGAACACCGAAGGGGCTGGCGTGGGGGTCACCGCGCTAGTCCGGAAGGCGAACATGTCGTACACCAGGATGTCAAAGCTCCTTTCGGAGCTCGTGGGGTCGGGGCTGCTCCTCGAGCTCGACGGAGAGAGGATTTCAAAGTACATGATCTCCGAGAAGGGGAAGCAGTTCCTCGTCGCCTACTCGTCCTTCCAGGACTTCGCCCAATCTTTCGGGCTAAGACTGTAAGCCGGCGTGCGCCGGGGAAACCGGTTTATACTCCAGCCTGAGGCCTCATCCTGATGATTGGCGTAGCCGGAGCGGGGAGGATAGGGGCCCAGTCGGCGCTCGAGATAGCGTCCATGGGGCTGGACGATGTCGCTCTTGTCGACATCGTCCCGGGGCTGGCCGAGGGGGAGGCCCTCGACATCAGCCACAAGCTCTCTGACGCGGGGGTGGACGTGGACGTCAAGGGGTCCACGGACTATTCTGTCCTGGACGGAGCCGAACTGGTGGTGATAGCAGCGGGGATGGGAAGGAAGCCCGGGATGACGAGGATGGACCTGCTGGCGAAGAACGCAGGCATAGTGAGCACGGTCACCAAGGAGGTGGCGAAGCACGCCCCCGACGCGGTCCTTCTGGTCATGACCAATCCGATGGACGTCCTCACCTACGTCACGCTGAAGGCGTCAGGGTTCCCGAAGCAGAGGGTGGTCGGCCAGGGAGGGCTCCTCGACATGTCGCGGTTCAAGTACGTCTTGGCGAGGAAGCTGGGGGTCTCGAGAGGCTCCATCACATCTCTTGTCGTCGGCGAGCACGGGGAGAACATGATCCCCCTCGCGAGCCACACCTACGTCGGCGGGGTCCCTCTCGGCACCCTGCTCAGCGAGGCGGAGGTGCAGCAGGCCATCGACGACACGCGGAAGGTGGCGGCAGACGTCATAGCGAAGAAGGGGGCGACGGTCTTCGCGCCCGGGCGCGTCGTGGCCCGCATGACGAAGGCCATCGTCGACGACACCAAAGAGGTCATCCCGGCGTCCGCCTACCTCGAGGGGGAGTACGGGCTGAGCGGCCTGTGCATCGGGGTCCCGTTGAAGCTCGGCCGGGGCGGCATAGAGAAGATCTACGAGCTGAAGCTCACGGACAAGGAGAGGGACTGGTTCAACAGGGGCGCGGACACCCTGAGGGACGCAATCGCCAACCTGAAGTTCTGAGCTTGCCCCAGACGCCGTCCACGACCAGCGCCGCCCATGGCCGCCGTGAGGCCCAGGGGTGCCCGGGCCCCGACGAGAAAGCCTAAGAACCGTCTGCGTCGGCGGTCGAAACGCGTTGCTCATCATCGTCCTCACGAAAGGGGTCCCCGCCAGGACTACCCAGGCCGTGCAGATGGGAGGCGTGCTCAACCGGGAGGCGATGGAGCTTGTCCTGAACCCCCACGACGCCAAGGCGGTCGAGGCCGCGGATTACGTGAAGAGGCGGGTCGGGGGGAAGACGGTGGCGCTCAGCATGGGCCCGGACATGAAGCTGGTCCCCCTGATGAAGCCCCTCTACATGTCGGAGGTGTCCGGCGTGGACGAGGAGTACGTCCTCAGCGACAGGAAGATGGCAGGGGGCGACACCCTGGCGACGTCGTACGCCGTCGCTCTCGGGGTGAAGAAGGTCGTCGAGAGGCACACAAAAGCGATCGAAGAGCTGGAGGAGGCGATAAAGAAGGCCGGCTACTCGGAGGCGGTGAAGGCCAAGGCGAAGGAGCTCTACGCAGCCAACCTCCTCCCGAACAGGGTCTACAGCGACCTCCCGTCCGTGAACGGGACGACAGTGTCCAGGTTCCTTGCAGGTGACATCACGTCGAGCGGCGCCGTGCAGGAGCTCGAAGCAGAGAAGGCCAGGGTCTCGCGTTTCATGGTGCTCAGCGGGATCAAGACCACCGATGGCGAGACGGGGAGCGTCGGCCCGCAGGTGGCGGAAGGGATCTCGGAGCTCCTGGGGACGGTGGTGCCGCACGCCACCTACGTCGAGGATTTCGACGTGGACCCGGGCACGTCCACCGTCGCCTCGCGGCGCATGATCGGGTACCTCTCGCAGAAGCTCGAGATGCAGCTCCCTGCTCTCCTGACGGTGGCGGCTGAATACAGGCCGAGGGCCGCTCCGGCGGCGGGGATGAAGGAGGTGCGCGCCAACTGCTACAAGGGGAAGGTGTACCAGCCGTTCAAGTGGACGGCCGAGGACATAGGCGCGGACCCGAAAAAGATCGGGCTCGTCAACTCGCCCACCATCGTGGGGACCGGGATAGACATAGGCAAGCCCCCCGTGCAGAAGATGGTGGGGTCGACGCAGGTCTTCCTGAAGGCGGTGGAGAAGACGGAGTTCGAGGGCAAGGCCTACGGGCCCTATTCGCGGGGGGACGTGGCCGCCGACATCCCTGAGGGGCTCGCGGCCATGCTGAGGGCCGACGGGAGCGTCGGGGTCTTCGACGTCCCGATGCTGGTGGAGGAGCTGACCTCTTGAGCGACGACTCGAAGGGGGTCTGGGTCTACCTCCAGCACGGGAAGGCGGGGCTGACCGTCCCGTCCCTGGAGCTCATCGCCGCGGGAAGGTCTGTCGCCGACAAGATAGGCCAGGAGGTGGTGGGGGTCATCCTCGGGAGCGGCCTCGACGAGATGGGCGAGATGGCGGTGCAGAGGGGGGCGGACAGGGTGATTCTCGTCGACTCTCCGGACCTCGAGACGTACTTCAACCTCGCCTATGCAGACGCGATCTACTCCCTTGTGAAGGAGAGGAAGCCGTACGCCCTCCTCATCACGGCCAACGAGGTGGGGAAGGACATCGCCGGGAGGGTCGCTTACCGGGTCCCGACCGGGCTGGCCACGGACAACGTACAGCTCGCGGTGGAAGACTACTCCAACCCTGTCCTCGGACAGTTCAAGGACCTGCTCATACAGGTGAGGCCTGACTTCGGCACCAGGCTCGCCAGGATCTACACCCCCCGTCACAGGCCGCAGATGGCCACCGTGAGGCCAGGGAGCTTCACCCCGCTCGACCCCGACCCGAATAGGAAGGGGAAGGTGGAGAAGGTCCCGTTCAAGGCCCCCGGGTACCCGGCCAGGGTGACCGAGGTCGTCGAACTTCCGCCGCCGACCCCTGACC
Proteins encoded in this region:
- a CDS encoding alcohol dehydrogenase catalytic domain-containing protein, producing MKSVVLAPLPGGHGFAPKTVDLEEPRAGEGELVVDMQACGLCGTDIEKIRGEYTASMPVIGHEAVGVVHEVGAGVRGLKAGDRVFPHHHVPDYSCYLCKSGNETMCKEYRTSNLSPGGFSERILVPRWNAERGGVLKLPDAMGWEVAALIEPLACCVRAVRKAHVEPGESVLVAGAGPVGMMHTLLLSPVGSKVVVSDVSEVRLKLAEKFGAAVVVDASKSDVPEAAARETGGRGVDVAIVASGNKAAILQGLRSVRKGGRVCLFGVPPKGSVLDYDISALYNAEQELTTSYGASEADTKAALNVLASRGDEFGALVTHRFRLSEFDRALETASSGAGMKVVVTP
- a CDS encoding GTP-binding protein encodes the protein MGLPEKIKKIEDDIHKTQVNKKTEHHIGLLRAKLAKLKSEMEEQQTRRSGSRLGFDVKKSGDATVVLIGLPSVGKSTLLNRLTNAKSKVAAYQFTTLDVVPGVMEHNGAKIQILDLPGIIKGASSGKGLGKRVLSVARSADLVLFVVDVFQPEARDLLARELRTTGVRVDEAPPNVVIEKVDSGGISVAALVKMTKMSESLVKDILRVYDVNGARVVIREDIDDQQLVDVLSGNRVYVPSLTVMNKVDLVNAGFTSEVSRKLSYRFVPVSAEAGVNIQALKEEIYRRLDFLRVYMRRRTGETDFEEPMVVKGGATIGDVCDRVHRNMKDEFRYAQVWGKSVKFGGQRVGMTHRLMDQDVLTIVTK
- a CDS encoding transcriptional regulator produces the protein MVQYRTQVKIIADVLVTARDMNTEGAGVGVTALVRKANMSYTRMSKLLSELVGSGLLLELDGERISKYMISEKGKQFLVAYSSFQDFAQSFGLRL
- a CDS encoding malate dehydrogenase, with product MIGVAGAGRIGAQSALEIASMGLDDVALVDIVPGLAEGEALDISHKLSDAGVDVDVKGSTDYSVLDGAELVVIAAGMGRKPGMTRMDLLAKNAGIVSTVTKEVAKHAPDAVLLVMTNPMDVLTYVTLKASGFPKQRVVGQGGLLDMSRFKYVLARKLGVSRGSITSLVVGEHGENMIPLASHTYVGGVPLGTLLSEAEVQQAIDDTRKVAADVIAKKGATVFAPGRVVARMTKAIVDDTKEVIPASAYLEGEYGLSGLCIGVPLKLGRGGIEKIYELKLTDKERDWFNRGADTLRDAIANLKF
- a CDS encoding electron transfer flavoprotein subunit alpha/FixB family protein, whose protein sequence is MSDDSKGVWVYLQHGKAGLTVPSLELIAAGRSVADKIGQEVVGVILGSGLDEMGEMAVQRGADRVILVDSPDLETYFNLAYADAIYSLVKERKPYALLITANEVGKDIAGRVAYRVPTGLATDNVQLAVEDYSNPVLGQFKDLLIQVRPDFGTRLARIYTPRHRPQMATVRPGSFTPLDPDPNRKGKVEKVPFKAPGYPARVTEVVELPPPTPDLAGADVVISLGLGILKDGSGSPKDPRDAYRLALDLKSAFEARGMKAEIGATRALIYAELKELEGTIGKNNQVGQTGATVKPKVYVAAGISGALQHRVGMQNSAKIVAINTDPEAPIFKIAHYPVVGDLYEELPKLADAVRRGAVAG